The Methanobrevibacter thaueri region TTAACATACTCATCATTAACATAGACATCATAATTTATCTTGTTTAATATATCTGAATCATAATATTGAGGATTAGTCAAATTAACATCGACTTGTAACGTTGCATAATCTTTACCAGAACTAATTTCCTTAAGATCCAACTTCTTGAATATAACATAGTTGCCTTCAAAATAATTACCTTCGATAATTGCAGAAGAGCCGCTGACACTGACTGATAAACTTTCAGTAACTGTATGATTGATAAATGAATTATTGGCAATTATTACATTAGGTGAACCATATTCCCCTGCCGCATGAGCAGAAATAGCACTGCCATAAGCAGCAGAATTTGAAATGAATATTGTGTTTAAAACGATTATAGAACCCTCATCCATTATAGCAATTGCCCCTCCAGCGCCAGCATCATTAGATAATTCATCTGCTGACCAACAATTGTTAGAATTTTTTTCAAATAAACAGTTTTCAATGTAAATATGAGGATTAGATTGGAATGCACATGCACCTATAGCTCCCCCACCACTATTTGTTGTACAATTATTACCTGAAAAGACAGTATTATATATTTGCAAGTAACTGTAAGTGTATAATGCACCACCATTCCATCCAGCAACATTATCTGTGAAATTGGAATCATAGATAGTAGTATTACCATAATTATGGGTATGTATTGCTCCAGCCCACCAGAACGACCTGTTTTTAACAAAAGTAGTATTGTAAACAGTTAATTTACCACAATTATTAATACAACCCGGCTCTGTTTTAGCATAATTTCCTTCAAAATAACAATTCCTAACAACCATGTCCGTGGTTTTAACACTATTTGGATCATAAACACTAACACAACCATAATCAGTTGTACAGTTTATGAATGAACAGTTATCCAATGTGGCAGTTCCTTTTTTCAAATAAATTATAGTAGAATGGCCTTTATTGGTAGTTATATAACTAAACTGACAATTTTTAAAAACATTATTTCTCACACCACCCATCTGAAGAAAAACCCCATCTGAACCATAATCAGTCCGAATCCATTTAAAAGCTACATTTTCCATAGAAATTCCGGATTTAGCACCATCAGGCACAATAATAGCGGCATATTTAATTGAAGGAGCATCAGATGAATTATAACCTATATATGAACCTTCACTTCCAATAATTTTTACTTTATTATAGACTTTTATTTGATAATTTGAATCATCAGGATCAGTAGGATAAAAACTAGTGTTTTCTTTTAGCTTTAATGTATAATCATCATCCTTAAGTGAACAGTAATACTGCAATTCATCCCAATTATTTACAATAATCTCATCTGAAACATCTCCTTTTAAGGATTCTTGAATATCACTTGATTTAAGCGTATTTTCTGAATTAATTTCATCGACATCATCTTGAACTATGATTTCGTCTTGAGATAATGTGACATTAGCATCATCCGTATCATGTGCAGATACACTGCCAATACCTACAATTATCAATAATAATATCAAAATGAATAATTTTGTTTTAAAATTCATAATTTTTTACCACCTTGATAAATTTCCATTATTTTTTAACAATAACTTTCTTAACTGCACTATCCTTCAAATAATTGACTCGATAATTATATTTTTTACCTATCATTAATTTCTTAACAACATTTTTACTTAATTTAAAAGTTGCAACACCTTTCTTATTAGTTTTAACAGTGTATTTTTTACCTTTAAATTTTAAAGTAATTTTTTTACCTTTAAGGTATTTTTTGTTGATTTTTTTCAAAACGACTTTAATTTTAAATGTTTTTGAAGATTTTTTAACTTTAATGTTTTTAACTTTAATGAGTGAGTTTACTTTAATCGTGTTTATTATTTTAACCCCTTGATAATTTGCTGTTACTAGATATTTAGTTGATTTTGGAGGCAAATCTATTTTTACACTTGCATAGCCTTTATTGTTTGTTTTTGCTGTTGTTTTCTTACCGTTGATTGTGAATGATATTTCTTTGCCCACAACAGGACTGCCACTTGCACTAACATGAACCGTGTATTTTGAACCACTGGTATAAATCATGTTCACATTATTAGCGTTTAGTTGCGGTTTCGGGACAGTGAAATTAACTTTACAATAAATTGGATTGAAGATGTCACTTTCATAACTAACTGTTGCCTGGTAATTATTCGGCATTAAATCCTGGATTTTCAAGCTAGCAGTTCCATTAATTAAAGTTGCAACATAACTTTTACCGTTAATCATAACTGTTACATTACCACTAATGCCTTGTGGCAAATTTATTGAAAAACAAGGTGTGGTGTGGTTAGTTATGCTTATTTTTACCTCATTTAATGAAATGTTTAATTTTTCAACTTTGATATTGGTGATTGTTGATTGTTGAGAATACTTATCATTTCCATTATAAGTTACGTTGATTGAATTTATTCCGGAAATGGTACTTGTAACATTTATGATTGTATGTTCATTAAATATGTCGGTTGAATAGTTATTTTTACCTATTTCTAGGGATATGTTTCCTGATGCATCCTGTGGTAAAGTAATTTGAATAGTAATGTTTTCTCTAATTACTGCATTCTGACTAATAATTTTAACGCTCATTGCAGGTATGAGTTTAGAAACATATATCATTTCTTTTACTGATTGGCTATCCCAAAAATCATCACCGGAATATTTAACTGTCAAGGGGTTAAATCCTGAAACAAGATATTTTGAAATATTTATTATATTTTCATTGGAAATATTGTTGATAGTAAAATTTTTTTCACCAATGCAGAGTGTAATATTTCCTATTGCTCCATGAGGGAGTGTAATTGCAATATTGACCTCATCGCCAATGAAAATATTTGTTGGCTTTTGGATAGTTATGTTTGGATAGACTCTATTTACAAATATGTTTTCTTCTTTGATTTGGCTTAAATATCTTTTATTTCCCGAATATGCAACAGTGACCTTGTTTTCACCGGCAGTTATCAATGAGGAAATATCAATTTGAATATTTCTTCCGAAACATTCTTTAGTTATATTTTTATCCCCAACAAAAACTGTGATATTTCCTGAAGCATCTTTTTCCATTAAAACTGTAATATTTATTGATTCATCATCAATATATGCATCTGCAGGAGAAATTACAACAATATTTTTATTAATTTTTGATATTGTCCAATTTGTAGTATTGAAACCATATATATGATTTTTATTATCGATGATTTTAACATCAACTTGATAATTCCCTTCCAATAGCTCATCGGGAACTGTGAAATTAAATTTTGACAATCCATTAGATGGGACTTCATAAGTAATATTGGATACTGTAATATTAACAATGCCATTTATAGCCTGTGGCAAAATTACTGTAATTATTTGCTCATCACCTACATATATAGGATTAGCGATAGCTTGAATTCCATTTTTAAATTCCAAGATAACTTCTTGAGAATCTAATTCGATTTCAACAGTGTTATCTTGATAAGTACTATTATAAATTATTCTAAATGTACCATTTTCTAAAATCACTGTTTTAGGCGCATTTCCAGTTCTTGATGAAATTTTCACAATCATTGGGTTTAATAATTCAATTCCCTCTGTTGTAGTATCATTCCATACCAGTTTACCGATGATTTCATAAGTATTGTTGCCCAAATAGTTTTCAGAAGCTGAAAAAATTGCATATCTAATTACATTTGAACTAACTTGAACCGGAATTAAGTTACTTGATGCTTCATAATGCAAATAATTGTCAATTTTATTAGTGCCAAACCAGACATTATTAAAAGTTATATTAAGACGTGCATTATTTAAAGGCATTCTTCCGATATAAATTTCTTGTGAAATAATACAATATTCAAAATCCACTATTTGAGCATCATACCAATTATCCAAACAAATATAATTATATGTATCGATGAAATTACAGCGAATAAATTTTCTATTAAATTGATTAGAAAACATATTAACATTATTAAAACCTGTGAATGTACAGTTATATAATATTCCTAACTCTGCAGTCCCTTTAAAAACATGAAATAACGGTTTATTAATAGATACTGAAGAAAATGAAGAACAGTTTGATCCATCGAAAATAAGATTAGAAAAAGTGAAATTACCAGAAGAAAAGGATAAACCAAATGAAGCATAAGCCCCATCTTTATTTTGTAAATTTTTAATTACAACTTGACCTATACCATTAATAATTAAATTACTTGTGTTAAATTTTAAATCTGAATCAAGATAATATGTTCCATTGTAAACGTTTATTTCTACTTTTTTTTCTCCAGATACATTTTTAGATGCGAGTTCGAATGATTCGAATGGATTGTTCGATGTTCCGTTTCCACCATCTGCTGTTTTATTTTGACCCACATAAATCACATGTGAATCTTCCTCAGCCAAGATAACTGTATCTTGTGTAACTTCTAAACTGTTTTTATCGTTAATTTCATTTAAATTTACTTCATCCGATTGTTTTGAAATATTAGTATTATTATCCATATCTTCTGCTGTGACAATGCTCATCGAAGTTATTATGAAACATACTAATATTAAACCAAATATAATTTTAAAATTCATAACCCCATTAATGCCTCCATTTAATTTGATTTTGTATAAATTTTTGAGTAAAATGATAAATTTAATAAGCATGAAAATATATTTTTAAAAAATAAAAATAAATAGAGAGTTTTTATTTCTCTATTTTTTTACTGTAATTTTTACTTTTTTAGTGGTTGCTTTGTAAAGCTTGTTTCCTTTAAATGTGATTTTAGCAGTGTATTTGCCTTTTTTGGTTAGTTTTTTGATTTTAAAGGTTGCTTTACCTTTAGCATTGGTTTTCGCTTTGTAGGTTTTCTTACCTATTTTTAAAATAACTTGCACTTTTTTAACTGCTTTTTTACCTGCTTTTAAAGTTATAGTGTATTTTTTAACTTTAGTTTTTGCTTTGAAGGTTTTCTTTTTAGCTGTTATTTTTGTAGGAGTCTTTTTAGTAGTGGCTGGTTTTTTATCATCTGGTTTTGGGGTTGGTTTTGCTGGTTCTTTAACTTCTACAACAGAAGTTTGTGAGAATCCTGCATAATTGCCATCACCAGAGTAGGATATTGTTACATTGTGTTTTCCAGCAGACAATTCAGGAATAGTAATAGTTGCACTACCATTAGTAACGTTAAAAATATAATCTTTTTCATCAACAGTCAAGGTAATGTTACCTGTTGCATTTTCAGGTAAAGTGATATTAGTTGTAGTTGCTTTTCCAGCATTTATTTCTGGAATTGTAATGGCAGGTTTATTTAATGCAGAAATATTCCTTACAATACTCTTTGCATCATAAATATCATTACCCTTATAAGTAATGTTAACTACATTATTTCCAGCTTCAAAACCATTAATAGTGATTGTTTCATTAACATTGAATGTTTTAGCTTCATTGTCACCTATTTTAACAGTCACAGTACCATTAGCATAATTAGGTAAACTAAGTGTTATTGTTGCATTATCACCAACATAAACTTTATATGGAGTTATATTCACATTAAATTCATATTCTGAAACTTTAGAAACAGTGATTGTAGTAGTGTTAAAACCATAAATTGCACATGTTTCATTGTCAATTTTATCAACGAAGTTAACATTAACATCATGAACTCCCACAGGTAAAACATCTGTAATGTTAATAGTAACCACATTAGTATACTCAACTTGTTGTGTATAAGTTTTATTATTAACTATAACAGTTATAATTCCATTATATTGATCTGGTAAAGTTACTGTGATATTTTGATTATCACCATAAGTAATGCTAGGAGCATCTAATACCATATTAATACTTTCGAATTCAACTGTTTGAATTTCATTATCTAATGTTGCAGTAATTTTATGATTAGATTCACTACTAGTATAAATTACTTTAAAAGTACCATTATCTAAAATAGCAGTTTTTTGATTAAAATCACCAGTATCAGATGACAAATTAACAACCATAGAAGTTAAATTTTCAAAACCATCAGTTGTACCATCACTCCAAGTTAATTTACCTAGAACTTCATAATTATTATTACCCAAATAATTTTCTGAAATACTAAAAATCGCATAACGATTAATATCATAACCTAAATATTCACCATTATATGATGCACCACTATAAAACGCAGCAAGTAACGAATTTTGACCAAACCAACAATTCTCAAAAGAATTAATGTGATTAAATATTATTCCAGAACCCTCTTCAGAAAACTCTGCCAGTATAGTTTTATAATTAAAAAGACAATTTTTAAAGAATACATTTCTAAAAATCATACCAGTCATAGGGGATACGCCAGTAAACATGGATTCATATAAAAATTTACAATTATTAAACACATATGTTTCAAAACAAACCTCTTCAGGATTATAATTATCTACATCAAAATATAAAAAACCAAAACATTCTTTGAAAGTACAATTATTAAAAGTTACTAAATTTGCATCCAAACCTTTAAATATATAATTCATTTCAGTTTGAACAGTAGACATTTGAAGAGGGTAATCACCATCAATTATAATATTAGACATACTGAAATTACCAGATGATGAACTTAAAGCAAAAGATCCGGATGGAACATTTTTTATAACAACATTGCCTGATGTACCAATTATATAAAGATTATTTACATTAAATGTTAATAAAGAAGTTAAATCATAAGTTCCTTCATCAACATTTATAACAACATTCTCATAATTTGAATTAACACCATTACACGCTAACTCAAAAGTTGCATATGGATTTTCAGAAGAACCATTACCATCTTTAGTAACATTTTGACCAACCCATACAGAATAATTCTCAGAATTTGAAGATATCACCTCCGACTTAGAATTTAAAGATATATCCTCACCATATAAATTAGAATTTGTTAAATATTCAGAAGATTCTATGGAGTCTTCTGAAATTTCAAATAAATTATCTTCAAGAGGAGTATTTAAATTATTATCACTTATTTCTAAATCGGCAGCTGCTATTACATTAATTGAGCAGACAACAGAAAACAATAAAAATAATATGAAAAACTTCTTAAAAGTCATAAAAATCAAAATAAGAGAGTATTTTTATATAAATACCCTCATTTAAGGATTAGGACCAACATAATTATTAGTTCCGGCAACATATACTGTTTCATTACCATAATAATTGTGCCATGAATGATAAGAATGTAATGTATTACCAGTTATATTACAATTCTCCCCATTCATTATATAAACAGTATAATGTCCCTTATTTACATAAATATTGTTTCCAGTGATAATATATGTATGAGTTCTAGGACTAGATTGACAATAACTTACACCATAAACATTACAACCAGAACTATAACTACCTTTATTTGTAACAGTTATTGTATTACCAGTTACGGTAGCATAATCATCTTGTAGTTCCATACCAGTTAATACATCCCATGTTGATGTAGTACCTTTACCAGTAACTGAAATAGTATTACCAGATACAGTTATATTTGTTGCACCATCATAGTTTTGTGAATAAATTGCAGTATTCGGACCTTGATTTTGAGTAGTAAGAGTATTATCAGATACAGTCACACCAGTATATGGACCTGTGAATTGTACACAGTATGCTGCACCAGTTCCATTACCTCCAACATATCCTCCGGATTGATCTGCATTCATGGTTATGGTGTTATTGTGAACATTTACGTAATTTGATCTGTAAACATCAACTCCGTAAATGTAACTGTATTGATTAGTTGTAGTTACAGTGTCTTTTTCAATTATTATGTTATCTCCAATATATGAATTATCACATTGCCAGATAATTAATGCGTCTAATGTAGGATAACTTCCAGAACGAAGGTTTCCTGTTACATCCAATTTATTTTTTGTGAAATTAAAGTAATTAGAATCTCCTACTGCGACACCAGCCACATAATCTCTTTCAAGGCCAGTGTTAGAGTATACTACAGTTTTTAACGGTAAGGTTGCAGTTATATTATTACCTGCGACTTTTACGTTTGCACTATTTTTTACTTTGATTGCATAATTATACTTATTAGCGTTTGCATATCCACAGGTATATGTAATTACATTATTTAATATTTGAACATTATTTGCACTTTCAACATCTATTACATAACAATCTTTGTTAGCAGGCGCATTCATATTAAAAGTTGCACCATCTATAACTAATCCAGGATATAATAATTTAAATCCTACATTATTAAAGACAGCATTTGAAAAGCTTAACGCAACATTTCTATTTATTATAAAATTATCAAAAGGAACATTACTAAAAGTACCTACAAATTGTAAACCTGTAGGTGCAGTACTTTTAATATAACCAGTAGTAGTATCAAAATATGTTGAAATAGAACTGCTGGTTACTTGACTTTGGGAACCTCTTGTCCCATTTACTTTTTCATCTGCAACAGCATCGTCGTTTGTGTCGTCGATTTGTGAATCTTCAACATCATCAATGCCATCATCACTAGAATCTTCTTGTTCAACAGCATCTACTGAATCTACAGCATCATCCAATTCAATGACACTTGTATCATCAGGTACGGTAATGTTGTCTACATCAGCTGCACTAGCTGCACTAACGCAGCAGACCAGCATGACAAACATTACTAAACCAAAGATTTTATAGTTAATCTTCATTATTTTCACCATAGGTTATATGTTTGAAATTACAAGTTTCTAGAAAAAAAACTTGCAACGCTCGTTTCTTTTTAAAAAAGAACATCCAATTGACCATCCAAATTTTAAGTAGATAGTATTTATCTACTAATTTTTTAAAGCCAGAATCAGACTTCTTTTTGTTTTTGTAATACTGATGAAAGCAATTGTAATACTTAGCGTATATAAAATTAACTTTAATTAATTTTAATTGATAAAATATAAATCGCTTTATCGATATGTTATTTATATAACTATTAATATAAAGTTTTCTAAAATTCACTTTAAATTGATATTATAAAAAAGAACATTACTCACTTACACTACCTAATATGACTTTAAAAGAACCCGCAAATTATCCAAATAAATTAAAACATCCAAATTCAAAAAACAACATTTTTAATCTAAAAACTAACCATTTAAAGAAATTATTCTAATTTTTAACTTATAAAAAAAATATTATATTTACATCAGAAAAAAATCATTTTTCAAAAATCCCTTTTAAAACTGGTTTTTTAGAATTTAAAGAAAAATATCCAACCAAATCAATCATTGCAGATTATAAAGCACTTATTTTAAAAGCCTTAATTTTTAAACCGGATAAATTTCAAAGTAACCAAACGGTTACAAGACTCTAAATTAATATCTAAAAACAAAAACAAGGCTAAATTAAAAACCATTACTAAAAAATAAATTTTAAAATAAAATACATCTTTTAAAACAGTAAGCACTAAATTCAATATCGAAAGTGAAGTCATTTTAAAAAATTCTAATGTTGTAGATAAATACTATCTATAACATTCAAGGGGTGATGTTATTATGAAAAAAATGTTTTTTTAAACCATAATAACATTTGTGATTGAATGAAGTAAAAAGAGAAAAAGCACATCTTTTTAGGAGAGTATTTTTTCAGGTTGTTGAGGTCTAAAAATTTATCAAAAAAAAATATTCTTCCAGAAAAATTACCTGTGTTCTCTTTTTCTTCTATTATTTCATGTAAAATAATCTGAATTATTCTACAGACAATATTATATTTTTTCAAGTATATATTAGTTTTTGAATTGAAACATACATTTTTAACTGCTGTGATATATACCAATTCATATATTTATCAAAATAAAAATTGACTTTTAATTTTTTGAGAAATCAACATGACCAAAAAAGACGAATGGATCAACATTAAAAAAAAACGTTGAAGAAATAAAACACCAAAGAGTATAAAGACTGGGTTAAAAACGTAAAAGATAGGGATAATGAATGCTGCGTTTTATGCGGGGCAGACCAGCACCAGGACACACCACTTCTCGTTTAAGAATTTTATACCATTACTTCTTGAGCCGAAAAACGCATAATCTAATCATAAGGGTCATAAAAAGTATCATGCATTTTACAATCTTGAAAACACCAATCCCGTAACACTTCTGAAATTCTTTAAGAGTACTGGTTTTAGTGAATTAGTGAAATTTTTAGATCAATAAAATATAAACTTGATTGATTATTAATTTTATTCTCCTTCTTGCTCTAAAACAGTCTGCATAGCTTCAACAATTTTAAATTGTTTTATAAAATCTTTTGAATTTTCTGTATTTTCCAATATACACTCAGAATTTAAACATTTCAGTAAAATAATTTCAATTAATTTTTCAAAAAATTTTTCCTGATTTAAAATTTCCATTAAAGAAATCTTTCGCAATTTATCTTTAATTTCTGGGAAGTATTTCTTAAATAATTTACGATTTTCAGATGTTGTATTGGTTGTATAGTTTTCTTCAAATTTTTTAAATAATTCTTCATTACTTCTAACTATATAATCAATACCTGCAGTATTGTAAGTTACTAAACCTTCATGAATAATCAAATTCCTTGTTTGTTTAATATAGAATAAGAAAAATTCTTTTTTTAAATCTAAGAAAAAATCATTTATGCCTTCTTCAGAGGTATGTTCAGATTTAATTTTTTCAAATATTTGATAAATATCATTTTTTAAATATTTAAACAATTTCAAACAATCTAAACCTAAAAATATTAATTCTTCTTCAAATTTAGGTTTGAAATCATTTCCATCATATGAAATTCTTTTATCTTTATTCAAGACTTCTAAAAAAACTGATGCCAAAATCAATTTAACTTCCAAATAACTTTCATTTTTTAACCAGACATAATAATAGGTTAATAGATTAATATCAATATTTCCTTCTTCTTTTAATCTTTTAAAGTTAAAATAACTTGATTTTAAAAAATTATAAAAATTAGCTGGGAAAATTCTAAAAATTGATAAACCATTTAATTTAGTTACATTCCTGCTATAAATTTCTATTTCTAATTTATCTCCAGAAACATTCTCAAAAATTCTCATTCTTGGAGGATTTATATTAGATGAATAAATATAAGACAATGAATTAATATTGTCCATAATCCTATTATTATATCTATTTTCAAATTTTGTTTTATAATGAATCATATAACAATTATTTAATAACTGATCAAAAGGGTCTTCAACAGTGTCTATTTTAACTTCATACAATAGAATATCATCCAAATCTTCTTCATCAAACGAGTAGCAATTACATTCTGATATTAAATCTGATTCAGTAATATTCCATACATTGATGTTTTCGTCATTGTTAATAGGATTATTATTTTTTATTAATGTTATTTTATATGCATTAGCTTTTATTATCTCACTTTCCTGAAAAATGTAACAATCGTTTAATTTTATTAGGTATTCATCAATTAAACAATTAATTCCAAATGGTTTGTTACCTTCAATAACGTGGAATATATTTTTATCAGATATATCAAAGTCAATGTTAATGCTGTCTGAGATAGTAATTTTTATATTTTGAACATCATATTCAATTTCATCTAATATTAGTTTACCATCTTCTGAATTAAAATAATACCTATTTGATTCTTTCTTAAAATTTAAATTTGGGATAATTGGAATTTCACTTGGATTCATATTTTTAAGCTCCAATATTTATTCTTGTCTAATATTAGGTTCTTAATATAAATAAATTTATAATATGTTTGTTAATAACTTTAGACAATTTTAATAATTTATGATTCCTATTCATTATTTGCCTTTACTACTCTTCTTTATATGAATTAATGCAGCCAATCATTATACTTCATATAAAGACATACCTAATTTTTATTTCAAGTAAAGATAATATGACTTTGATTATTCAATTCATCGCCGAAACATCAGTTTATCTCTTTCTGATTAAATATTATTATAAATTTATTATTCAATAAATTTCAATACTTTCAATGCAGAAATACTGCAAGATATCATATAATAAATTAGGTAAATTGTTAAAATGAATATTGTTATGATAGAAATTGCATAGATATTAGTCAATATAAAATTATACCAATTTTCAATTGTTATAGAATCAATAAGCGCCGGTTTGATTTTAGATGAAAATAATATTAACAATAATATAATCATGGAAAGAATTGTTGAAATAAAATATCCTTTTCCATTTTCATTCATTTCATCTTTACCTTCTTGATTTTCAACCATCGTATACGTAAAAGATAATACTGATAATGTCGCACATAACATTACAATTGCAAGGGAAATTGTAGAATAATCTGGTAAATGAGTTAAAATAGCATTTATTAAATAATTCAACAATCCAAGCAAATAATCATTATTTAAAATAATATATAACATTCCCAATCCTAAAAATGAAATTAAAAATTCAGAATTCATGACATACTCAATTTTTTCATCATTGAAAATATTTAATCTTTTTCTAAGTGTGTTATTAAAAGTTAAAGATAATGCAAATGCAGACAATATCATTAATATAAAATTTGATGTTGTTCCAGTTAATAAAAATTGGAATGAAAAATAGAAAATACTCATTAATATTGTATTAAGAATTAAAACACTTATTCCCACAATTTTAAAAAATCTAATAAATTTGATTGTAAATTCATTACTCTTGTTTTTAAAAAATTTATTGTAGATAATAAGTAAATATAAACAAGAATAAGGTAATATGAATATTGTAATTACAAAATAAACTGGTGAATTTACTTTGTAAAAATTGGATAGTATAACTCCTATAATAGTTAATAAGTAAATAAATGGAAAATAAAATTCATTTCTTAAAATTATTTCATTAAACTTCATATGTATATGTTAATTTTCCATCTACATAATTCTATTCAATTTATCCAAAATAATTACATACCTTCTATTAATTAAAGTTTAAACAGCCTTCTTTAATCAGTACAAAGATTGCAGTATTGATTTTACTTCACTTTATTATATTCCAAATAAAACATCACGTAATGCTCAAGTTAATTAATACTTTTAGTATTGAGTAGGTTGGAAACTGTCAGGTATTCGACTAATATTTACATTTTAATTCCATCAAATTTTTAAATATGAATCTAATTTTAAATGTTTCAAACCTCCTCCAAAACGACTTCTTATTTATTTAATGTATAAAATTTTCCTCAATTTTACATATATTTTATTAACATTAATTATCATTTTTATTAAGTGTTTTCATATAATCAAATTGCCCTTTTAATCTATTTTTACCATTATAAAAATTATTCAAATCCTCTTTTGAATTTAATGATTTTGAGTCATTATCAAAAGATAATTTGATTTCAATAAAATTCATGATAAATATATTAAGTAAATTTGTATTTTTAATGATGTTCATTTTTAATAAATCACATAATCTATTACTATGGGCTATATCATTTCTAATATAATAT contains the following coding sequences:
- a CDS encoding Ig-like domain-containing protein, producing MTFKKFFILFLLFSVVCSINVIAAADLEISDNNLNTPLEDNLFEISEDSIESSEYLTNSNLYGEDISLNSKSEVISSNSENYSVWVGQNVTKDGNGSSENPYATFELACNGVNSNYENVVINVDEGTYDLTSLLTFNVNNLYIIGTSGNVVIKNVPSGSFALSSSSGNFSMSNIIIDGDYPLQMSTVQTEMNYIFKGLDANLVTFNNCTFKECFGFLYFDVDNYNPEEVCFETYVFNNCKFLYESMFTGVSPMTGMIFRNVFFKNCLFNYKTILAEFSEEGSGIIFNHINSFENCWFGQNSLLAAFYSGASYNGEYLGYDINRYAIFSISENYLGNNNYEVLGKLTWSDGTTDGFENLTSMVVNLSSDTGDFNQKTAILDNGTFKVIYTSSESNHKITATLDNEIQTVEFESINMVLDAPSITYGDNQNITVTLPDQYNGIITVIVNNKTYTQQVEYTNVVTINITDVLPVGVHDVNVNFVDKIDNETCAIYGFNTTTITVSKVSEYEFNVNITPYKVYVGDNATITLSLPNYANGTVTVKIGDNEAKTFNVNETITINGFEAGNNVVNITYKGNDIYDAKSIVRNISALNKPAITIPEINAGKATTTNITLPENATGNITLTVDEKDYIFNVTNGSATITIPELSAGKHNVTISYSGDGNYAGFSQTSVVEVKEPAKPTPKPDDKKPATTKKTPTKITAKKKTFKAKTKVKKYTITLKAGKKAVKKVQVILKIGKKTYKAKTNAKGKATFKIKKLTKKGKYTAKITFKGNKLYKATTKKVKITVKK
- a CDS encoding Ig-like domain-containing protein, with product MNFKIIFGLILVCFIITSMSIVTAEDMDNNTNISKQSDEVNLNEINDKNSLEVTQDTVILAEEDSHVIYVGQNKTADGGNGTSNNPFESFELASKNVSGEKKVEINVYNGTYYLDSDLKFNTSNLIINGIGQVVIKNLQNKDGAYASFGLSFSSGNFTFSNLIFDGSNCSSFSSVSINKPLFHVFKGTAELGILYNCTFTGFNNVNMFSNQFNRKFIRCNFIDTYNYICLDNWYDAQIVDFEYCIISQEIYIGRMPLNNARLNITFNNVWFGTNKIDNYLHYEASSNLIPVQVSSNVIRYAIFSASENYLGNNTYEIIGKLVWNDTTTEGIELLNPMIVKISSRTGNAPKTVILENGTFRIIYNSTYQDNTVEIELDSQEVILEFKNGIQAIANPIYVGDEQIITVILPQAINGIVNITVSNITYEVPSNGLSKFNFTVPDELLEGNYQVDVKIIDNKNHIYGFNTTNWTISKINKNIVVISPADAYIDDESINITVLMEKDASGNITVFVGDKNITKECFGRNIQIDISSLITAGENKVTVAYSGNKRYLSQIKEENIFVNRVYPNITIQKPTNIFIGDEVNIAITLPHGAIGNITLCIGEKNFTINNISNENIINISKYLVSGFNPLTVKYSGDDFWDSQSVKEMIYVSKLIPAMSVKIISQNAVIRENITIQITLPQDASGNISLEIGKNNYSTDIFNEHTIINVTSTISGINSINVTYNGNDKYSQQSTITNIKVEKLNISLNEVKISITNHTTPCFSINLPQGISGNVTVMINGKSYVATLINGTASLKIQDLMPNNYQATVSYESDIFNPIYCKVNFTVPKPQLNANNVNMIYTSGSKYTVHVSASGSPVVGKEISFTINGKKTTAKTNNKGYASVKIDLPPKSTKYLVTANYQGVKIINTIKVNSLIKVKNIKVKKSSKTFKIKVVLKKINKKYLKGKKITLKFKGKKYTVKTNKKGVATFKLSKNVVKKLMIGKKYNYRVNYLKDSAVKKVIVKK